A genomic region of Palaemon carinicauda isolate YSFRI2023 chromosome 22, ASM3689809v2, whole genome shotgun sequence contains the following coding sequences:
- the LOC137616749 gene encoding ceramide synthase 6-like, which produces MGEAAFQLYIRKTLSLQKKMLVHNHNKCPLVAALQTSQLSFETFSQMCLKHKNDKNSQVSSICYHNIYSTVFWKTVICINIGRTLRVWRRNYCKLTCQYCNFAYCSHICVTVSAEPLAFNFDKEVELMAAFLVPRMAAAWVWHSFSAWFWNPSVWLPPNYDWKDLVPNEKVRYANWGDLWTYPIVMALLAIPLRFLVLNKLVYNKLALAVGLRNVKPRPVVPNETLESLFSRYKNKPPDEEIRKCASKLEWTVRKVERWLRQRSAMNHISKFTKFMECSWQCTYYTFIFVYGLYVMWGKSWFWDILYCWYDFPHHSVDDDVWWYYMISLSFYWCMTFTHFFEVRRKDFWQMFFHHLVTIALITFSWTCNLTRIGTLVLIVHDCADIPLQLSKMSIYSGHKAFCDVVFTIFALLWIITRVGIYPIWIVYSTAIDAPTIVPMFPAYYIFNGLLIVLLVLHVYWTYLILRIIATTLRKGAVEDNRSSSDPSDISLEDDERKRN; this is translated from the exons atggGAGAAGCAGCCTTTCAACTCTACATCCGGAAAACATTGTCATTGCAGAAAAAGATGCTtgttcataatcacaataaatgccCTTTGGTTGCAGCTCTGCAGACATCTCAGTTATCATTCGAAACATTTTCAC AGATGTGTCTTAagcataaaaatgataaaaactctCAGGTTAGCTCCATATGCTATCATAACATATACTCTACTGTATTTTGGAAAActgttatttgtattaatattgggAGAACCCTCAGAGTTTGGAGAAG AAATTACTGTAAATTGACTTGTCAGTATTGCAATTTTGCTTATTGTTCTCATATTTGTGTGACTGTGTCTGCTGAGCCTCTCGCCTTTAATTTCGATAAAGAAGTGGAGTTGATGGCGGCGTTTCTTGTCCCCAGGATGGCAGCAGCGTGGGTGTGGCACTCGTTTTCTGCATGGTTTTGGAATCCTTCGGTGTGGCTGCCTCCAAACTATGACTGGAAGGACCTGGTGCCCAATGAGAAGGTTCGTTACGCCAACTGGGGTGACCTGTGGACGTACCCAATTGTTATGGCCTTGTTAGCCATTCCTTTGAGGTTTTTGGTGCTGAACAAACTTGTATACAATAAGTTAGCACTAGCTGTTGGGCTAAGAAATGTAAAACCTCGCCCAGTAGTCCCCAATGAAACTTTAGAATCTCTCTTTTCCCGATACAAGAACAAACCTCCCGATGAAGAGATTCGTAAATGTGCTAGCAAACTTGAGTGGACAGTGCGAAAGGTCGAGAGATGGCTTCGACAGCGCTCTGCAATGAATCACATCAGCAAGTTCACTAAGTTCATGGAGTGTTCATGGCAGTGCACTTACTATACTTTTATATTTGTGTATGGGTTGTATGTCATGTGGGGAAAGTCGTGGTTTTGGGATATTCTCTATTGCTGGTACGACTTCCCTCACCACAGTGTCGACGATGATGTTTGGTGGTACTACATGATATCCCTGTCGTTTTATTGGTGCATGACTTTCACTCACTTCTTTGAAGTAAGACGGAAAGATTTCTGGCAGATGTTCTTCCATCATTTAGTAACCATAGCTCTTATCACATTCTCTTGGACCTGTAACTTGACTAGGATTGGTACTCTTGTTCTTATCGTTCATGACTGTGCTGATATTCCACTACAGCTGTCAAAAATGAGTATATACTCAGGTCATAAAGCATTTTGTGATGTTGTCTTTACCATCTTTGCCTTGTTGTGGATCATAACACGCGTAGGAATTTATCCCATTTGGATTGTGTACAGTACTGCTATAGATGCTCCAACTATTGTCCCCATGTTTCCTGCCTATTACATTTTCAATGGACTCCTAATAGTTCTTTTAGTTTTACATGTTTATTGGACTTACTTAATTCTTAGGATTATTGCCACCACACTTCGAAAAGGGGCTGTTGAGGATAATCGCTCTTCCTCCGATCCGTCAGATATTTCATTGGAAGACGACGAGAGAAAAAGGAATTAA